One genomic region from Mesorhizobium terrae encodes:
- the mobB gene encoding molybdopterin-guanine dinucleotide biosynthesis protein B → MNNRVFGITGWKNSGKTTLTEKLVAELVRRGRRVSTVKHAHHEFDIDKEGADSFRHRQAGATEVAIVSGRRWALMHELRGEDEPKLSDILARLAPADIVIVEGYKRESHLKIEARRLEAKDCAPLAPSDPSIVAVAADHPQAGETLPVFDLNDVAAIADFVERQTGLAA, encoded by the coding sequence ATGAACAACCGCGTCTTCGGCATCACCGGCTGGAAGAATTCCGGCAAGACGACCCTGACCGAGAAGCTTGTAGCCGAACTGGTGCGGCGCGGCCGGCGCGTCTCCACCGTCAAGCACGCCCACCACGAATTCGACATCGACAAGGAAGGCGCCGATTCGTTCCGCCATCGCCAGGCCGGCGCCACCGAAGTCGCCATCGTTTCGGGGCGGCGCTGGGCGTTGATGCACGAATTGCGCGGCGAGGACGAGCCGAAGCTTTCCGATATACTGGCGAGGCTGGCGCCGGCCGACATCGTCATCGTCGAAGGCTACAAGCGCGAAAGCCATCTGAAGATCGAGGCGCGCCGGCTGGAGGCCAAGGACTGCGCACCGCTGGCGCCGTCGGACCCCAGCATCGTCGCCGTCGCCGCCGACCATCCGCAAGCCGGCGAGACGCTGCCTGTCTTCGATTTGAACGACGTCGCCGCGATAGCCGACTTCGTCGAACGGCAGACGGGTCTGGCCGCCTGA
- the moaA gene encoding GTP 3',8-cyclase MoaA has translation MNMIDPFGRTISYLRVSVTDRCDFRCVYCMAEDMAFLPKKDLLTLEELDRLCTVFIEKGVRKLRLTGGEPLVRKNIMHLVRELSRHLKSGALEELTLTTNGSQLARFAGELADCGVRRINVSLDTLDADKFHSITRWGHLDKVMAGIDAAQAAGLEVKLNAVALKGFNDVEIPQMLRWAHGRGMDLTLIETMPMGEIEADRTDQYLPLSLVRAELERSFTLNDIAYKTGGPARYVEVAETGGRLGFITPMTHNFCESCNRVRLTCTGTLYMCLGQEDAADLRAPLRASEGNELVSNAIDEAIGRKPKGHDFIIDRRSSRPAVARHMSVTGG, from the coding sequence ATGAACATGATCGACCCGTTCGGTCGCACCATCAGCTATCTGCGCGTGTCGGTCACCGACCGCTGCGATTTCCGTTGCGTCTACTGCATGGCCGAGGACATGGCCTTCCTGCCGAAGAAAGACCTTCTGACGCTGGAAGAACTCGACCGGCTCTGCACCGTCTTCATCGAGAAGGGCGTGCGCAAGCTGCGCCTGACCGGCGGCGAGCCGCTGGTGCGCAAGAACATCATGCACCTGGTGCGCGAACTGTCGCGCCATCTGAAGAGCGGCGCCCTCGAAGAACTGACCCTGACCACCAACGGCTCGCAGCTTGCCCGTTTCGCCGGCGAATTGGCCGATTGCGGCGTGCGGCGCATCAACGTGTCGCTGGACACGCTCGATGCCGACAAGTTCCATTCCATCACGCGCTGGGGTCATCTCGACAAGGTGATGGCCGGCATCGATGCCGCCCAGGCCGCCGGCCTCGAAGTCAAGCTGAACGCGGTCGCGCTGAAGGGCTTCAACGACGTAGAGATACCGCAGATGCTGCGTTGGGCGCATGGCCGCGGCATGGACCTGACGCTGATCGAGACCATGCCGATGGGCGAGATCGAGGCTGACCGCACCGACCAGTATCTGCCATTGTCGCTGGTGCGCGCAGAACTGGAGCGCAGCTTCACGCTCAACGACATTGCCTACAAGACCGGCGGCCCGGCACGTTATGTCGAGGTCGCCGAAACCGGCGGCCGGCTCGGCTTCATCACGCCGATGACGCATAATTTCTGCGAAAGCTGCAACCGCGTCCGGCTGACCTGCACCGGCACGCTTTATATGTGCCTAGGCCAGGAGGATGCCGCCGACCTGCGCGCGCCGCTGCGCGCTTCCGAGGGCAACGAGCTGGTTTCGAATGCCATCGACGAGGCGATCGGCCGCAAGCCGAAGGGCCACGATTTCATCATCGACCGCCGCAGCAGCCGGCCGGCCGTGGCCCGCCACATGAGCGTCACCGGGGGCTGA
- a CDS encoding gamma-butyrobetaine hydroxylase-like domain-containing protein, with amino-acid sequence MSAPKELRVSKDRRLLTVTFPDHRPFELPAELLRVLSPSAEVQGHSPEQRVTVPGKRDVAILKIEPVGNYAVRITFDDFHDTGIFTWNYLHTLGHEMDSRWQGYLDELSEKGLSRDR; translated from the coding sequence ATGTCGGCACCAAAGGAATTGAGGGTCTCGAAGGACCGCAGGCTGCTGACGGTGACTTTTCCGGACCACCGGCCGTTTGAACTGCCGGCCGAACTGCTGCGGGTGCTGTCGCCGTCGGCCGAGGTGCAGGGCCATTCGCCAGAGCAACGGGTGACGGTGCCCGGCAAGCGCGACGTGGCCATCCTCAAGATCGAGCCGGTTGGCAATTATGCGGTGCGCATCACTTTCGACGATTTCCACGACACCGGCATCTTCACCTGGAACTACCTGCATACGCTGGGCCACGAAATGGACAGCCGGTGGCAGGGGTATCTGGACGAATTGTCGGAAAAGGGACTGAGCCGGGATCGTTAG
- a CDS encoding ABC transporter substrate-binding protein — MRIAMRIALATSAMVLALGAAQAQEKVVKIGTEGAYPPFNNLTSDGKLVGFDIDIAQALCDEMKVKCEFIAQDWDGIIPALQAGKFDAIVASMSITPERKEKVDFSNKYYNTPSALAVPKDSTVKGVAKADLAGKSVGVQSSTTHFNYASKTYTDSTVKPYPTAQEYQLDLANGRLDAVEDDIVVLSQWLATPDGACCKLLGQPSPQPPEIFGEGAGIAVRKGDTELKDKLNAAIKAIRANGKYKEINAKYFKFDVYGSES, encoded by the coding sequence ATGCGTATTGCAATGCGTATCGCGCTCGCCACGTCGGCCATGGTGCTGGCCCTTGGCGCAGCCCAGGCCCAGGAGAAGGTCGTCAAGATCGGCACCGAAGGCGCCTACCCCCCCTTCAACAACCTCACCTCCGACGGCAAGCTCGTCGGTTTCGACATCGACATCGCCCAGGCGCTCTGCGACGAGATGAAGGTGAAGTGCGAATTCATCGCCCAGGACTGGGATGGCATCATCCCGGCGCTGCAGGCCGGCAAGTTCGACGCCATCGTCGCCTCCATGTCGATCACCCCGGAACGCAAGGAAAAGGTCGACTTCTCCAACAAGTACTACAACACGCCCTCGGCCCTCGCGGTGCCGAAGGACAGCACGGTCAAGGGCGTGGCTAAGGCAGATCTCGCCGGCAAGTCGGTCGGCGTGCAGTCCTCGACCACCCATTTCAACTACGCCTCGAAGACCTATACCGATTCGACGGTGAAGCCTTACCCGACCGCGCAGGAGTATCAGCTCGACCTCGCCAATGGCCGCCTCGACGCGGTCGAGGACGACATTGTGGTGCTCAGCCAGTGGCTGGCGACGCCGGATGGCGCCTGCTGCAAGCTGCTCGGCCAGCCCTCGCCACAGCCCCCCGAAATCTTCGGCGAAGGCGCCGGCATCGCCGTGCGCAAGGGCGACACCGAACTCAAGGACAAGCTGAACGCCGCCATCAAGGCCATCCGCGCCAATGGCAAATACAAGGAAATCAACGCCAAGTACTTCAAGTTCGACGTCTACGGTTCGGAATCCTAA
- a CDS encoding DMT family transporter, which yields MPLSPNLRGALYMVVAMVGFAFNDAITKHASASMNMAQVMLVRGVFASALIAVLAWRRGALAAPHLVLHPLVALRALAEAGGTVSFLLALVHLPLANVSAVMQALPLAVTMGAALVFGEGVGWRRWLAILIGFLGVLVVVRPGFEGFSVYSLLALASVACCAVRDLVTRKIPVEIPTMLVSTSTAVVITLLGGVLLAPMGGWTPMTTADLVLLVLAAGLLLIGYQFVILSMRAGDISFIAPYRYTALLWSLLLGLLVFGDVPDATMLAGSAIVVASGLYTLYRERVAGKHRIAAESTGPAMEPDGI from the coding sequence TTGCCTCTCTCGCCCAACCTCCGTGGCGCGCTCTACATGGTTGTGGCGATGGTCGGCTTTGCCTTCAACGACGCCATCACCAAACACGCCTCGGCCTCGATGAACATGGCGCAGGTCATGCTGGTGCGCGGCGTCTTCGCTTCCGCACTGATCGCGGTGCTGGCCTGGCGGCGCGGCGCGCTCGCCGCTCCGCATCTGGTGCTGCACCCGCTGGTTGCCCTGCGCGCGCTGGCCGAGGCCGGCGGCACGGTGAGTTTTCTCCTCGCACTCGTCCACCTGCCGCTCGCCAATGTCTCGGCGGTGATGCAGGCGCTGCCGCTCGCCGTCACCATGGGCGCTGCCCTGGTCTTCGGCGAGGGCGTCGGCTGGCGCCGCTGGCTCGCCATCCTGATCGGCTTTCTCGGCGTGCTGGTTGTCGTGCGCCCGGGTTTCGAGGGTTTCAGCGTCTATTCGCTACTGGCGCTGGCCAGCGTCGCCTGCTGCGCCGTGCGCGACCTCGTCACCCGCAAGATCCCGGTCGAGATCCCGACCATGCTGGTCTCCACCTCCACGGCGGTCGTCATCACCCTGCTCGGCGGCGTCCTGCTTGCCCCCATGGGTGGCTGGACGCCGATGACGACGGCAGATCTTGTGTTGCTCGTGCTTGCCGCCGGCCTGTTGCTGATCGGCTATCAGTTCGTCATCCTGTCGATGCGCGCCGGCGACATCTCCTTCATCGCCCCCTATCGCTACACGGCGCTGCTGTGGTCGCTGCTGCTCGGTCTCCTCGTCTTCGGCGATGTTCCCGATGCGACCATGCTGGCCGGTTCGGCCATCGTCGTCGCCTCCGGCCTCTACACGCTCTATCGCGAGCGTGTCGCCGGCAAGCACCGCATTGCCGCCGAAAGCACTGGACCGGCCATGGAGCCGGACGGCATATAG
- the mobA gene encoding molybdenum cofactor guanylyltransferase MobA, with protein MNAEIAGVILAGGLSSRMGGGDKGLLPLARHSVLERVTARLKPQVGRFALNANGDPARFADFDAPILPDSVAGFPGPLAGVLTGLEWAAAETNCRAIVTVAADTPFFPETLVVGLSEAAAEAGTIAMARSSGRPHPTFALWPLALREPLRHFLVEEGNRRVLSFIERHRFVEVEFPLAPLRHGTLDPFFNINTPADLVEAERILQELPA; from the coding sequence ATGAATGCGGAGATTGCGGGCGTTATCCTGGCCGGAGGCCTGTCGAGCCGCATGGGCGGCGGCGACAAGGGCCTGTTGCCGCTCGCCCGCCACTCCGTGCTCGAGCGCGTCACGGCGCGGCTCAAGCCCCAGGTCGGCCGCTTCGCCCTCAACGCCAATGGCGACCCGGCCCGCTTCGCGGATTTCGACGCTCCCATCCTGCCCGACAGCGTCGCCGGTTTTCCGGGCCCCCTCGCCGGCGTGCTGACCGGCCTGGAATGGGCGGCGGCCGAGACCAACTGCCGCGCGATCGTCACCGTCGCCGCTGACACGCCGTTCTTCCCCGAAACCTTGGTCGTCGGCCTGAGCGAAGCCGCCGCGGAGGCCGGAACCATTGCCATGGCGCGCTCGTCCGGCCGGCCGCACCCGACCTTTGCACTGTGGCCGCTGGCGCTGCGCGAGCCGCTGCGGCATTTCCTGGTCGAGGAAGGCAACCGGCGAGTGCTGTCCTTCATCGAACGCCACCGCTTCGTCGAGGTCGAATTCCCGCTGGCGCCGTTGCGCCACGGCACGCTCGACCCGTTCTTCAACATCAACACACCCGCCGACCTCGTGGAGGCGGAGCGTATCCTGCAAGAGCTTCCGGCATGA